The following DNA comes from Tunturibacter psychrotolerans.
TTGCGATCCGGCTCTCCATCGTCGCGTCAGGCTTCGTGAAGAGAAATAGTTGACTCAACTGGCCAGCTTTCTCCTCTGGAGTCATCTGTTGAAGCAGAGCATCCGCACGTTGTCTCACCGCCGCATCCTGGACCGAAGGCTTCGTGTTTTTCGCCTCCTGAGCGAAGCCCCGCTGCAGAATTGTAGACGGAAAGATCATACTGATTGTTGTGCAACCGGCCAGCAGCTTGCGCTGAAACGCGCCTCGATTTCGTCCATGCAGCGTCGGGGAAGACTTTGCGACAGTGGGGTGGGGTTTCATAGACAGCCATAGTACCCGCCGCGAGACAAGCCAGACAATTTCCTTAAGAATTCTTAAGATTCATCGCGGTGGCGGAGACGTTCATGTGTGGTCGGCCCCACAGATGCTCGTGAGGCCGAGCTACCTGCTTTCGGCTCGTTCTGTCGCCACCGGAACGAAACCGCGCCGCGAAATTTCGCTTTCGAGGTCTCCTGGATGCGTTCATCCTAGGCCGCGGCGCTTCGCATTGCGTTTCCATGCCAATCGGTTGAAGCGGGAATTGAAATCCGCAGACCTTAATCGGACGTGGGGGTTACGTCCCACTTCTGGCACCATAGAAACCACTAGTTTAATTGATGCTCTTGGGTGCGGTGTCAATGTGATTCGCTTGGGCAGCGTAACCAATTTCGTGTCTTATCTGTGATTCTTGCTGGTTGATTTGAAGTTCCTGCATGGCGTCTACGATGTCACCCCGGCTCACGATTGCATAGCGCTCCAATACGCTCCGAGTGCGCCAGTCGCCGATTTTCATAATTACTGTTTCGGAGATTCCGGCACGGCGGAGGTTCAGTGCGGCAGTTCGGCGGAGGTCATGAAGGATGGCCATAAACTGAACGGCGGACATGCACGTGCTGGAGAAGTCGGACTGTGCCGTAGTACCTGTGAACCAGCCGAACAAGGGAGGAAACCTTCGGGCGAAGGTTGGGGAGGGTAGGACACGGATCGGGGAGAACATTGTTCAATCCACATGCTCTCGACACAGAGCGGGAACTGCATCGCAGCACATGATTTGAGCATCGTTCTGGACGAGGGGGACATAAGTCTCGCGTTGCCGCACTTTCGTTTGTTGCTCAAGGGCGTCACTACCGTCTAGCGCCTTTCCTGGTTCTTAGAGCTGATCGTCGCATCACGCGTGATGCGGATTTTCGAACTGCTCAAAACCCCGTTTTGCAGGAACGAAACGAATTGTTCTTGTTTTGGGATGAGTTCTCAAGGCTATTTGAAATCGGCTCTCAAAGGGCAACCACCTACTCGCTTCTTCTCAAAGGCTTCCTTAGCGCGCGGGTCGTAACTGTAGTAGTAGCAAAACGGAGGACGGTACTCGTTCTTTGCGTAGTCGTGGTAGATAATCAAGCCGGTAATCGAAATTATGTGATTGGCGCCATCATCGAGCAAATGGCCTCTGCAATAGACAAAAGCGTCATCTCCTGCCGTCAAAAATGCGAGCCGGACATCATCATCGGACGGGGCGGGTAGCGGTGGCGGCATGGAATCAATAACGCACTTCACGACGACGTCGATACTAACGGCAGGTGAGCGGCCAAATGGTTTAAGACGGACATGCGGAGTGACGTCGATAAACCCATCGACCGGACTGACTTGAGGTCCCGTTTTGACGGAGAGTTTCCTCTCCCATGCCATCAAATTCGGTGCGGATGTAAGGGCGTTCATCAAGCTGCATGGCCTGAACCTGAGCGGCAATTGTTTTCTCTGCGTTCTTTCCACTGTCCACAACGGCCCATATTGAGATGGTGATGGTGAGACCGGTTAAGATGAGACCGAAGAATGTGAACCGACGCATCATGGCGTCGTTATGCTTACGCATTGCGCGGTCGTGGTCTTTCTGTTCTTGCGCCCACATATTGCTCTCGGTTTCACTAGGGGGCGGCATGGGGGGATTCGAACACGTCCTCGGAGTGGAATCAAAGTCCTTGAAGACACCGAAGCTATTATTGGTGGTGGTCGCCCCGCCTGCCTCATCGCCCGAAATGTCGTCTTTTTTAGCAAGTTTGCGTCGGACCACTTCGCAGCGCTTCCTGTGTATTCTCAATGGCTTCGGTTTCCGACAATCCCGCCCAAAAGCAACAAAGCCAAAATTACCAGAGTGTCTTATTATCGAGATAAGTGTTGCGTCGCTGAAATGGCGGTTGTTGTTGCGTCGATTTTTCACTGGACCGCAACACCGCTCGCGAATCGAAGCCAAGCTTGCCGTCGATGCTCTTGCCTGGCATCTCACGTATCCTCGCCCGCTCAATTCGGTTGACACAACCCTTATGTATCGTCAGTGGGCTTCGGCATCCGTGAAAGTTCTGCAAGGGTATCCAGAAAGAGTTCAACCGTTGTCTTCCGAGGAAAGTCGTTCCGCTTTGGCCGTGTCAAAATCGCGATTCGCCATTTAGGAAGTTTTGGAGTCGGACTCAGGATTCGCAGCGTATGAAGATGATGTGATGCAGTGGCTGAACGAGCAAGTGCTGACGGTACTATTGCGACGCCAAGACCATGCGCAACGAAATGAAGTTGCGTCTCAATGTCGCTTACTTGATATACGCTCGATCTCATTAAATGGTGCTGGGTGAAAACCTGGTCAACCAGCTTCCGCAGAGCCCTCTCGGGCGTGAGATCCACGAAGCTCTCATGGCGGAGCATTTCGAGTCGAACGCTGCTACTCTTTGCTAACACATGCTTGCTCGAGCAGATCGCAACGAGCGAGTCTTGCGCGTAAGGAATGACCTGGACTCCGGGCCATCGCTCTTTGCCGATGATCGCCTGGAAACTCAGATCGACATACGCTGAACGCACCAGGGCAGGAGCTGTCTCTGTAGAGAGAGCGCGAACTCCGAATTCGACTTGTGGGAACGACGAGTGGAATCGTTGCAGCAACGTGGCAAGCGGCACGTAAGGTGTCAGACTTTGCAGAATGCCGAGATGCAGACGGCCTCTGACGACACCATCCTGCGACCGAACTGCCTGGACTCCATCATTCAGCAAAGCGAGACAACCACGCGCATGCTCTAGAAAGAGTTCCCCAGCTGCTGTCAATGAGACTTTGCGAGTCGTGCGCGTAAACAGTTGGCTTCCGAGTTCCTGTTCGAGCTCTTTAATGGAGACGGACAGCCCCGATTGAACAATGTTCATGCGCTGAGCGGCAGACGTAAACTTACCTTCTTCCGCCAAAGCAATGAAGTGTCGCAGGTGTCGTATCTCCATTATGATCTCCGTCAATTCATCATAATCGAAGATATATGTTATGCGAATCTTTCGTTACACACATGAAAAAAAGAGGCCTAGCCTCGTAAATGTGGGCGCTTTGATGCGACCACAGATGAGGAGAACGACATGGTCAGCACGGAAGAAACAGTTCGAGTTGTTGGTATTTCGGGAAGCCTCCGCAAAGCATCTTTCAGCACGTCATTGCTGAAGATA
Coding sequences within:
- a CDS encoding LysR family transcriptional regulator, which gives rise to MEIRHLRHFIALAEEGKFTSAAQRMNIVQSGLSVSIKELEQELGSQLFTRTTRKVSLTAAGELFLEHARGCLALLNDGVQAVRSQDGVVRGRLHLGILQSLTPYVPLATLLQRFHSSFPQVEFGVRALSTETAPALVRSAYVDLSFQAIIGKERWPGVQVIPYAQDSLVAICSSKHVLAKSSSVRLEMLRHESFVDLTPERALRKLVDQVFTQHHLMRSSVYQVSDIETQLHFVAHGLGVAIVPSALARSATASHHLHTLRILSPTPKLPKWRIAILTRPKRNDFPRKTTVELFLDTLAELSRMPKPTDDT